A genomic window from Desulfonatronovibrio magnus includes:
- a CDS encoding TRAP transporter permease: MQEKLDKQDSTEPESIVDKDDSVKKAAQDLVVMTEAGARNPRSVVARYIIVAICLAWSGFQLMIAFDPINSQIARAWHLAFAMTLAFLAFPAYKQESKPIWVNWTHKVIPILSRRTIRKYIPVYDWIFAILGAASALYIWWDYENLIYRQGMPNQTDIIMGVLLIILLLEAARRTLGPALTILAALFLAYNFVGPYLPAMLRHRGLPLDFIISDMYLTTTGIFGVPLGVSTSFVFLFVLFGSLLDKAGGGKYFIDVAFSALGTYRGGPAKAAVMASGLTGIVSGSSIANTVTTGTFTIPLMKKVGFPAHKAGAVEVASSVNGQLMPPIMGAAAFIMAEIIGIPYLDVVRAALFPALISYLALLYVVHIEALKMGVKAIPRLDLPKFWKTTLRGCHFLIPLAILIIYLVVLRRSPVASALFAVQSLMIIMIIQRPMIAFISLGYHRRLGTLDPNLNLKRFILHAFFEGLKDLWEGLIAGARNMISVGIATATAGIIVGVVTITGLVSRFVNIIDIVSMGNVTLMLVFTAMTSLILGMGMPTTANYIIMATLTAPVILTLGADAGLILPIIAIHLFVFYFGIMADVTPPVGLASYAGAAISRSDPIKTGVQAFYYSLRIMILPFIFLFNTELLMISGVTADGHAIWIDNYLHISWIFFSGLIAMFAFASALQGFLVTKCSWFTRLILLVSCLTVFRPGILESYVFMGRIGLQIIGVAVFFSIFFIQKYNYNRRKHLLQKS; encoded by the coding sequence ATGCAAGAAAAATTAGATAAACAAGACAGCACTGAGCCGGAAAGCATAGTTGACAAAGATGATTCCGTAAAAAAAGCAGCCCAGGACCTGGTGGTAATGACCGAGGCCGGGGCAAGAAACCCCCGAAGTGTTGTAGCCAGATATATAATTGTTGCTATCTGTCTGGCCTGGTCCGGTTTCCAGCTTATGATCGCATTCGACCCTATCAATTCCCAGATTGCCCGTGCCTGGCATCTGGCATTTGCCATGACTCTGGCCTTTCTGGCATTTCCTGCCTACAAACAGGAATCCAAGCCAATATGGGTTAACTGGACCCACAAAGTAATCCCCATTCTTTCCCGTCGGACCATAAGAAAGTACATTCCCGTCTATGACTGGATATTCGCAATTCTTGGTGCCGCCTCAGCCCTATATATATGGTGGGACTATGAAAACCTGATTTATCGTCAGGGAATGCCCAACCAGACTGACATTATTATGGGGGTCTTGCTTATTATTCTTCTTCTGGAAGCAGCCAGGAGGACCCTGGGGCCGGCTTTGACCATTCTGGCCGCTCTTTTTCTGGCCTATAACTTTGTCGGACCATATCTGCCTGCTATGCTCAGACATCGCGGACTGCCTCTGGACTTCATTATCAGCGACATGTATCTGACCACAACAGGTATATTTGGAGTACCTCTTGGTGTTTCCACCAGTTTTGTATTTTTGTTCGTACTTTTCGGCTCTCTACTTGATAAGGCCGGTGGAGGAAAATATTTCATTGATGTGGCCTTTTCCGCCCTTGGCACTTACCGCGGGGGGCCTGCCAAGGCTGCGGTCATGGCTTCGGGACTTACCGGCATTGTTTCCGGCTCCTCCATTGCCAATACAGTTACTACCGGCACATTCACCATCCCTTTGATGAAAAAAGTAGGGTTTCCCGCTCACAAGGCAGGGGCTGTGGAAGTGGCATCATCTGTTAATGGGCAGCTAATGCCGCCCATCATGGGTGCAGCAGCATTCATCATGGCTGAAATTATCGGCATACCCTACTTAGACGTTGTCAGGGCAGCCCTTTTTCCTGCTCTGATTTCTTATCTGGCGCTTTTGTATGTTGTGCATATTGAAGCATTAAAAATGGGTGTCAAGGCCATTCCTCGCCTTGACCTCCCGAAATTCTGGAAGACCACCCTGAGAGGTTGTCACTTTCTAATACCCCTTGCCATTCTGATAATCTACCTCGTGGTCCTCAGACGATCCCCTGTTGCTTCTGCTCTTTTTGCAGTGCAGAGCCTGATGATCATAATGATTATCCAGCGCCCAATGATCGCTTTTATTTCTCTGGGGTATCACCGCAGACTCGGGACCCTGGATCCCAACCTCAATCTCAAGCGCTTTATTCTTCATGCCTTTTTTGAAGGTCTCAAAGATCTCTGGGAAGGCTTGATTGCTGGAGCCAGAAATATGATTTCCGTAGGAATAGCTACTGCTACTGCGGGAATAATTGTTGGTGTAGTAACTATTACGGGTCTGGTTAGCAGGTTTGTCAATATCATTGATATTGTTTCCATGGGTAATGTTACACTGATGCTGGTTTTTACAGCCATGACCAGCCTCATCCTGGGCATGGGCATGCCCACTACAGCCAACTACATTATCATGGCCACGCTGACGGCCCCGGTCATCCTCACTCTCGGTGCTGACGCCGGACTGATACTCCCAATTATCGCCATCCATCTATTTGTTTTTTATTTTGGAATTATGGCAGATGTTACTCCTCCAGTTGGCCTGGCCTCTTACGCTGGAGCTGCAATTTCCAGATCTGATCCAATAAAAACTGGTGTTCAGGCTTTTTATTACAGCCTGAGAATAATGATTCTTCCCTTTATCTTTTTGTTTAACACGGAACTGCTCATGATAAGCGGGGTAACAGCAGACGGGCATGCCATCTGGATAGATAACTATCTCCACATCAGCTGGATTTTCTTTTCAGGGCTCATAGCCATGTTTGCTTTTGCTTCTGCGCTGCAGGGCTTTCTTGTGACCAAATGTTCATGGTTTACACGCCTCATTTTATTGGTTAGTTGTTTGACCGTTTTCAGGCCAGGTATATTAGAGTCATATGTTTTTATGGGGCGAATAGGTTTACAGATAATCGGTGTGGCAGTCTTTTTCTCGATATTCTTTATTCAGAAATATAATTATAATAGAAGAAAGCATCTATTACAGAAAAGTTAG
- a CDS encoding FlgO family outer membrane protein: MSYFAVLILVLTIAGCSSIAGMVPDRGQNIPSRQAEIITPNYAAGTSLISIMAGRVPEDTRFLLTSFVNLDNLSETSTLGRIIPHQIGTRLTQCGYEVVDMRLRTESLLVREKEGEFALSRKLTELARDNKANAILVGTYSVVYNQVYVHTKVLRTADGLTLAAADYMLPYDLRALNPAGFSGADITLHHFTPNISTGNIN; encoded by the coding sequence ATGAGTTATTTCGCTGTGCTCATTTTGGTTCTAACCATAGCTGGCTGCTCTTCCATTGCCGGAATGGTTCCGGACAGAGGGCAAAATATTCCGTCCCGCCAGGCTGAAATAATTACCCCTAACTATGCAGCGGGCACGAGTCTCATAAGCATAATGGCTGGGAGGGTGCCTGAGGACACCAGATTTCTGCTTACTTCATTTGTCAACTTAGATAATCTCTCAGAAACGAGCACTCTGGGAAGAATTATTCCACACCAGATAGGTACACGACTGACTCAATGCGGCTATGAGGTTGTAGATATGCGCTTGAGAACTGAGAGCCTTCTCGTCAGGGAAAAAGAAGGGGAGTTTGCCTTATCCAGAAAACTGACAGAGCTCGCCAGGGACAATAAGGCCAATGCTATTCTTGTAGGTACTTATTCAGTGGTGTATAACCAGGTCTATGTCCATACCAAGGTATTAAGGACAGCAGATGGCCTGACACTGGCTGCAGCAGATTACATGCTTCCCTATGATTTAAGGGCTTTAAATCCAGCAGGTTTTTCAGGTGCAGACATAACCTTGCATCACTTTACACCAAATATATCTACTGGAAATATAAATTAA
- a CDS encoding universal stress protein, which yields MFKHILIPIDLQEEDERPRTLALHKAIELCRVYDAQLHVLTVVPDVGMPIVGYYFPTETEDKIVQESERFLHELINLHIPDDIEVQHLVAQGTVYKRILKMADKVNADLIIMPAQQMKLQDYLIGSNASRVVRYSKCSVLVVRSDFDDSFVCISCEK from the coding sequence ATGTTTAAACACATCCTGATTCCCATTGACCTGCAAGAGGAAGATGAACGTCCGCGTACCCTGGCCCTTCACAAGGCTATTGAGCTTTGCCGGGTTTATGATGCCCAGCTGCATGTGCTCACAGTTGTACCTGATGTAGGCATGCCCATCGTAGGTTATTACTTTCCAACAGAAACAGAAGATAAAATTGTTCAAGAATCGGAACGTTTTCTTCATGAACTTATCAATCTGCACATCCCTGATGACATTGAGGTTCAACACCTGGTTGCCCAGGGAACAGTTTACAAACGCATTCTTAAAATGGCGGACAAAGTAAATGCAGACTTGATCATCATGCCCGCCCAGCAAATGAAACTGCAGGATTACCTCATAGGCTCCAACGCTTCAAGGGTAGTTCGCTATTCCAAATGCTCAGTACTTGTGGTAAGATCAGACTTTGATGATAGTTTTGTATGCATAAGTTGCGAAAAGTAA